Proteins encoded in a region of the Streptomyces akebiae genome:
- the tatA gene encoding Sec-independent protein translocase subunit TatA: MGRLGPTEIILILVVIILLFGAKKLPDMARSLGKSARILKSEAKAMKSDGQDDTTAAAAPPHAGSEAPAQRTIQAAPGDVTSSRPVSEPTDTTKR, from the coding sequence ATGGGTAGGCTCGGCCCCACCGAGATCATTCTGATCCTCGTCGTCATCATCCTGCTGTTCGGTGCGAAGAAGCTTCCGGACATGGCGCGCTCGCTGGGCAAGTCCGCCCGCATCCTCAAGAGCGAGGCCAAGGCCATGAAGTCCGACGGCCAGGACGACACCACCGCGGCGGCCGCGCCTCCGCACGCCGGCAGCGAGGCTCCGGCCCAGCGCACCATCCAGGCCGCCCCCGGCGACGTGACCAGCTCCCGCCCGGTGAGCGAGCCGACGGACACCACCAAGCGCTGA
- the tatC gene encoding twin-arginine translocase subunit TatC, which translates to MLKSARNKEKDPEGRMPLVEHLRELRNRLGKALLAIIVASVVGLVFYQEIINFLTRPVQESVGCTRDFTELAKESTGACGNITMSGLMGPFTLMIKVSLTAGVVIASPVWLYQLWAFIAPGLHRHEKRYSMAFVAAGFPLFMVGAYFSYHVLPAAAEVLLDFTPDNAVNLLPLDELLDLVTRMVIVFGLSFELPLVLVMMNMTGMVTGRRMLGWWRAMIMGVTVFAAFATPTVDPVSMLSLAAPIIALYFVATGFSLLNDKRRRQRDALGPADDEASELDLTPEDIGEIETVSVSKALPAQTEPERERINGYDDVT; encoded by the coding sequence TTGCTCAAGTCTGCCCGCAACAAGGAGAAGGATCCCGAGGGGCGGATGCCCCTCGTGGAGCACCTTCGCGAGCTCCGCAACCGGCTGGGCAAAGCGCTCCTGGCCATCATCGTGGCCTCTGTGGTGGGTCTGGTCTTCTACCAGGAGATCATCAACTTCCTCACCCGGCCGGTCCAGGAGTCCGTCGGGTGCACGCGCGACTTCACCGAGCTCGCCAAGGAGAGCACCGGAGCCTGCGGCAACATCACGATGTCGGGTCTGATGGGCCCGTTCACGTTGATGATCAAGGTGTCGCTGACGGCCGGTGTGGTCATCGCGAGCCCGGTCTGGCTCTATCAGCTGTGGGCCTTCATCGCGCCCGGTCTGCACCGGCACGAGAAGCGCTACTCGATGGCCTTCGTGGCGGCGGGCTTCCCCCTTTTCATGGTGGGCGCCTACTTCTCGTACCACGTGCTGCCCGCGGCCGCCGAGGTCCTGCTGGACTTCACCCCTGACAACGCCGTCAACCTGCTGCCCCTGGACGAGCTGCTGGACCTCGTGACCCGCATGGTCATCGTCTTCGGTCTCTCCTTCGAGCTGCCGCTCGTGCTCGTCATGATGAACATGACCGGCATGGTCACCGGCCGCCGGATGCTGGGCTGGTGGCGGGCCATGATCATGGGTGTCACCGTGTTCGCCGCGTTCGCCACCCCGACCGTCGACCCGGTCTCGATGCTCTCGCTCGCCGCGCCGATCATCGCGCTCTACTTCGTGGCCACCGGGTTCTCCCTGCTGAACGACAAGCGCAGGCGCCAGCGCGATGCGCTCGGCCCCGCCGACGACGAGGCCTCCGAGCTGGATCTCACCCCCGAGGACATCGGCGAGATCGAGACCGTGTCCGTGAGCAAGGCGCTTCCCGCGCAGACCGAGCCCGAGCGGGAACGGATCAACGGGTACGACGACGTGACCTGA